CCTGTACTCGAACTTCATCACGACGGTCTCGCCGCAGCATGCCTGGGAGGCTCGTCATACAGACCAGGGATTCGGACTTGGGCACTCGCTGTCTGTGCACCAAGGCAAGTTCGGCGGCGTGCTCAACGGGGTGGATTACGAGATCTGGAATCCCGAGATCGAAAGGCTGATTCCCCATCGATACGGCGAGAACAGCCTGGAGAGAAAATATGCGAACAAAGACGCGCTACGTGACCGATTCTGGTTGCGGAAAGACTATAAGCCGATCATCGCTTACGTGGGGCGTCTGGATGCACAGAAGGGGATCGATCTGATCCGACATACGTTGTTCTATTCATTGGCGAACGGCGCACAGTTTGTCCTCCTAGGCCCGAGCTCGGAACACGGTGTACACGAACATTTCTGGCAGTTGAAGCACCACTTGAACGATCACCCGGACTGTCACCTGGAAATAGGATTCAGCGAAGACCTGGCCCATCTGATCTATGCCGGCGCGGACATGGTCATTGTGCCCAGTCTCTTCGAGCCCTGCGGGCTCACGCCGATGATTGCGCAGAAGTACGGGACCGTCCCGATCGTGCGGGCGATTGGAGGGTTGCTCAACAGCGTGGTCGATCGCGACTATAGCGACAAGCCGGCCGAGGAGCGCAACGGCTACGTTTTCCATCAGGCCGACCATAGCGGGATCGAGTCGGCCTTACGTCGAGCCATAGGGCTGTGGTACCGCTATCCGGAAGAATTTCGCCGACTGATGGTCAATGGCATGCGCTACGACTTTTCATGGAGCCGACCGGGCATGGATTACATCAACATTTACAATCATATCCGGCACAAGTGGTGAGATCGGGCCGGCGAGAGGGTACCGCGGATGGCTGAACTTCAGGAATATGTCGATGGTTTGCCCAATATCTCCGGATGGGAACAGTTGATCGAACGTGCTTTAGTGGAAGCTACCGTGAAGTCGAGATACCTTCCGGAGGGTCGGCTCGACTTCAAGCGCATCAAGAGCGCCGCCGCTGTGGCGCTGCATATGCATCAACCACTGATTCCCGTCGGTGGTAACGAGATCCACAGCGCCGAGATCATCAGCAATCTCAAGTACATGATGGATCACCAGGGCATCGGCGATAACCATAACGCGCCCGTATTCGTTTGGTGCTACAAGCGCATGGGAGAATTCATTCCACAACTCATCAATGAAGGTAAAGAACCGCGTGTCATGCTCGAGTATTCTGGCACGCTGCTCCACGGCATGCGTCAGATGGGACTCCATGAGGTGTTCGACAGCCTGAAGCGGATCACCTGCGATCCCCATTATCGCCGCGCGGTCGAATGGCTCGGGTGTCCTTGGGGCCACGCGGTCGCACCTTCGACGCCGGTCCAAGATTACCGTTTGCACGTCAGGGCCTGGCAACATCACTTTGCCGCCATTTTCGGTCTTGAGGCCCTGTCCCGTGTCCGTGGGTTTTCCCCGTCTGAGATGGCCTTACCCAACCACCCAGACGTCGCCTACGAGTTCATCAAGACCCTGAAGGACTGCGGCTTCACCTGGTTGCTTGTTCAGGAGCACACGGTGGAGCAGCCTGCGACCGGCGCTGGACCCGAGCGCAAGCACATTCCTCATCGACTCGTCTGCCGGAATTCTCACGGAGAGAGCGAGAGCATCGTCGTTCTCATCAAGACCCAAGGCAGCGATACCAAACTGGTCGGGCAGATGCAGCCCTATTACGAAGCCAAGGGCTTGTCCCGGTGGACGATCGGAGGGGCGTCGGTTCCGCCCCTGGTGACTCAAATCGCCGACGGCGAGAACGGCGGTGTCATGATGAACGAGTTTCCACCCAAGTACCAGGAGGTCGTACGAGCAAGCTCAGGCATGGATACGCCTCTGATGAACGGGACCGAGTACTTGGAGCACCTCTTCGCCTCCGGAGTCACGGAGGAAGCGTTGCCCCTGCTGCAGCCGCTGTTCCAGAAGCGCATTTGGGATCGTTTCGAGCCGGGCGGCGGACCTCAGCGGTTGACTGACATCATCAAGAACCTGGAACAAGAAGACCATCGCTTCCATATGGAAGGAGGGAGCTGGACCAACAACATATCGTGGGTTCAGGGCTATGAAAGCCTGATCGGGCCGATGGAAAAAGTCAGCGCGCTTTTCTATGACAAAGTCATCAAGAAGGGCGTCCCCTCGCGCGACCCTCGCTATCGCAACGCACTGTTCCATTTGATGGCCTCCCAGACCAGCTGTTATCGCTACTGGGGACAAGGGCTGTGGACGGACTACGGCCGTGAAATCTGTCGGCGGGTGGAGCAGATCCTCGTTCACGACTTTTAGCAGGCTGCGGCACAACTCGGTTGATGCCAACGATGCTGCGTCAGAACATTTCTGGAACAAGCCTCTCTGAGTTGGTGTCATGAGCGGGTCGTGACATCTGTCATGGCAGTCGTGCTTGCCTTCACAGCGATAATGCTGCTCGCGGCCTGCGCTTCACCTGTCGGGGTCTTGTGGCCTCCTCCTCCGGACGCTGGAACTAAGACCATCGCAGTATCGCTTGACACATGGCATGCGGTGATCGCCTTTCCTCGTAAAAACGAAACTCGCGAATCAGCACTCGGATCTCAACACGCATATTATGAAGAGTGGGGCTATGCGGAGCGCACCTGGTACCTGGAGGGAAAGACGGGCATGGGCGGCGTTGTGCGAGCACTGTTCTGGCCGACTGAGGGCGTCGTGGAGGTCGGACACTATGATCGGATATGGGCGGAACGCACGCCCCAGCCACCTTCCGAGCTCTTCACCTTTCGTCTAACCGAAGAGGGCTATCAGCGGTTACGCCGGCATCTGCACGAGACTCTGTTGAGCGAGGAACCAGTGGCCTCGTTCGGACAATCCGTATTTTATCCCGCGAATCGTTCGTACCACCTGTTTCATACATGCCATCAGTACGCAGCTCATGCCCTGCGAAAGGCTGGTTTGCCCCTCTCGCCATTTTGGGCCTTCAACCGAACGAGCCTCGCCTGGCAACTGCGGCGCGTCGCAAAGATTGCGGTGGAGCAACCGATGAAGACGCCGCTTGGCCAGGCACATTAACGGACGCTGAATCGGCACGTCGAACGGAACCGTCGCATGATCCGCCGGCTGCCCTATGCCTAGCGGAGCATCATTCGCAATCTTTCACCCCACACTCGACTCGGTCAGCCTCAAAGCCGGAGGATCGAGTAGCTCCGCGTTCGGGGAGCACCCAATGGATCGTCAAGCCGATCGTCGTATGCAGATAGACTGAATTGGACGTGACCCAAGGCGTAAGCGGAGGTAATGTCAGCCTCCGCTAAACTTGCAATGGCAGCCGGCTGGTCCCGCAATCCTTGAACCTGCGTTCCAACCACCTGTGGCTCGATTACGACGACGAAGCGGATGTGCTGTATATCAGCTTGAGAAAACCACAACGGGCGACCGACAGCGACATGGTAGGGCGCTTCATCTATCATTACGACGGAAAAGAACTGGTCGGCGGTACTGTTCTGCATGCCAAATCCAGCGCAGGGGCGTCCGAACCGGGCTGGTCGCCTCGTTGAAATTGCATTCTGATCGCTAATTCGAATTGCCGTTGCCCTGCTCCCACAGCCGGCAGTCCTTTACCCCCTCACCCCCTTCAGACGGACAAACCTGATTTACCTGCGGCGCATCCTAACGGATTGCCGTGAATAACGAAGGGAGCCGAGCATCTTCGGGAAGCTAACAGTGTGCTCGGATGTCCAACCGTTGAGGTATTGCGTGTAGTACAATCTCCGGCATGCGTTTCACCCATGCTCTCATCGCCGAAATTGCTCGGGTGGCCAATGACAGGAGAGAGTCAATGACCCGCAAACCAATCGAGAAAGTGAACCGGATCCTGCTGGTATGTCTCATGGCGTCCGGTGGGTGCGCTTCGCATGAACCTCTCGATTCGATCTCCTCTGATCCCTCATATGACCAAACAGCCATGACGAATCTCTATCGGAATCGAGCCGCTGACATGCACGAGAAGGCCAATGCGCAAGCGACTGCCGCGACGCGTTATGAAGCCCTCTTTGGACCTGAGGCGGACTTGGTCTCCGGTGCGCGGTCATTGGCAAGCTACTACGAACAAACCGCAAAGGAATTCGAACGTCTCGCCGAGGCGCATGCATCCGTGGGTCGCACTAGGCAACGCCCGGCGACGGTCCCATAATCATGCAGGCTCACCGGAATGGATGACGCAAGGAAGAGGAGGGGTCTATGAAACATTCTGTGAAAGGTCGTGTACTTCTTTTGCTGATGCCGATAGTGGTGCTTCTCCAGAGCTGCAGTACCACGGTGAATCCAGGCAATCGCGGGTTGCGTTGGTACCCCCTCACGGCGGGACTGACGAAGGAACCGCTCAGGGAAGGATTCTACTGGCGAGCTCCCTGGAACGATGTCTTTGTGTACGACACGAAATGGAAGACCTTCAAAGAAAAAGTGGATGTTCTGACCGCTGACGATCTCCCGGTGACTGTGTTTGCCGCGATTACCATGCGCCCCATCCCGGAAGAAATATATTTTCTGGCCCAGGAAGTGGGGCATGAATGGTACAGGGAATTGGTTCACGCGCAACTCTTGTCGGCTGTGCGCGCGGTCGTCGCGAACTACACCATGGTCACGCTTCCTGAGCGCAGCAGCGAAATCGGAAATAAGATCGAAGCAGTGGTGGTCGAAGCGTTGAAAGGGCGTCATTTGGACGTCTACAACGTGGCACTCTCGGAAATGGAGTTTTCACAGATGGTGTTAAGGGCCATCGAACAGAAGCAGGCGAAGGAGCAGGAAAAGGAGCAAAAGGATTTCGAGGTAGTGATTGCACAGCGCAACGCCGAGATTGCCCGGATTCACGCGAAGGGCGAGGGTGATTCGTTGAGGATTCGCGCGGACGGCGAAGCCGAAAGCATGAGGATCCGGGCGATAGGACAGTCGCAGGCGCAGGAGATCATCACCAAAACGTTGACGCCGGACTACTTGCGATTCAAATTGTATGAGAGTCCCAATGCCAAAACTCTCATCGTGCCTGACAAGCTCAATGTTCCAATCATTGTTAACCCTGGAACCGATCACCCTCGATCGGAGGCGCCATTGCGCTGAATGTGAATACGATCAATGAACCGCATTTGATGCAGTAGGCAACACAGAAGCACTGCTTCCGATGAGAATAGCTGGACGGGTGGATGCGGGTTAGATCGGCAGATCCGGTTCTCACGCGAATCCGTCTACACATTGTTCGGGCGACCCTGCGCGTGAGCCGAACAGAAC
This region of Nitrospira sp. genomic DNA includes:
- a CDS encoding glycogen synthase, translated to MYIVMVATECAPVAQAGGLGDVVFGLSREVELRGHAVEIILPKYDCMRYDHIWGLRVTLADLWVPWYSGAVHCSVWFGYVHGRKCFFIEPHSQDHFFNRAAYYGFPDEYMRWAFFSKAALEFLLRTNKRPDVIHCHDWHTALVPVLLYEIYQRAGLHDQRVCYTVHNFRHQGIAGENILWATGLCRPEYYFHPCRMRDDFNHAAVNLTKGAILYSNFITTVSPQHAWEARHTDQGFGLGHSLSVHQGKFGGVLNGVDYEIWNPEIERLIPHRYGENSLERKYANKDALRDRFWLRKDYKPIIAYVGRLDAQKGIDLIRHTLFYSLANGAQFVLLGPSSEHGVHEHFWQLKHHLNDHPDCHLEIGFSEDLAHLIYAGADMVIVPSLFEPCGLTPMIAQKYGTVPIVRAIGGLLNSVVDRDYSDKPAEERNGYVFHQADHSGIESALRRAIGLWYRYPEEFRRLMVNGMRYDFSWSRPGMDYINIYNHIRHKW
- a CDS encoding DUF2459 domain-containing protein; its protein translation is MTSVMAVVLAFTAIMLLAACASPVGVLWPPPPDAGTKTIAVSLDTWHAVIAFPRKNETRESALGSQHAYYEEWGYAERTWYLEGKTGMGGVVRALFWPTEGVVEVGHYDRIWAERTPQPPSELFTFRLTEEGYQRLRRHLHETLLSEEPVASFGQSVFYPANRSYHLFHTCHQYAAHALRKAGLPLSPFWAFNRTSLAWQLRRVAKIAVEQPMKTPLGQAH
- a CDS encoding DUF2283 domain-containing protein — translated: MNLRSNHLWLDYDDEADVLYISLRKPQRATDSDMVGRFIYHYDGKELVGGTVLHAKSSAGASEPGWSPR
- a CDS encoding prohibitin family protein — protein: MKHSVKGRVLLLLMPIVVLLQSCSTTVNPGNRGLRWYPLTAGLTKEPLREGFYWRAPWNDVFVYDTKWKTFKEKVDVLTADDLPVTVFAAITMRPIPEEIYFLAQEVGHEWYRELVHAQLLSAVRAVVANYTMVTLPERSSEIGNKIEAVVVEALKGRHLDVYNVALSEMEFSQMVLRAIEQKQAKEQEKEQKDFEVVIAQRNAEIARIHAKGEGDSLRIRADGEAESMRIRAIGQSQAQEIITKTLTPDYLRFKLYESPNAKTLIVPDKLNVPIIVNPGTDHPRSEAPLR